A segment of the Streptomyces sp. Tu 2975 genome:
AGGCCGGCACGGCCGTCCTCGACGGGAAGCAGCGGCTGCACATCGCGGACGCGGGCACGGGAACCCCGGCCGACTACGCGGGCAAGGACGTCCGCGGCAAGGCGGTCGTCGTCCGGCACACGGGCGCGGTCAGTCCCACGCAGCTCGCCCAGAACGCGCAGGACGCGGGGGCGAAGGCCCTGCTCGTCACCGACGACGCGCCCGGCCGGCTGATGGCGTGGTTCGGCACGGAGAGCTACGAGGACAGGCCGCTGCACGTCGCCACCGTCGACGCGGCGGACGGCGCCCGCCTGCGGGAGGCGGCCCGCCGCCACGAGCGCCTCGAACTGACCGGCACGCAGTACACGCCGTACGTGTACGACCTTTCGGAGGGCCACCCCGGCGCCGTACCGGACCGCGACCTCCTTTACCGGCCCGGCAAGGGTGAGCTGGCCGTGCTCGACAGCAGGTTCCACGCGGCGAGGCCCGCGGACGGCGGCGAGTTCCGCTACTCGATCACCGACACCTTCCCGGTCGGCTTCGGCTTCGCCGAGAAGATCGCCTTCCCCGTCGAGCGCACCGACTATGTCAGCGCCGGTCCCGGCCAGCGCTGGCACGAGTCCGTCACCACCGGCCCCGGCGCCCTCGAGCAGCGCAGCGGCACCCCCGTCCACCAGGGCGGCAGCCGCTCCGAGCTCAACTGGTTCAAGCCGGTGCTGCACCCGTGGCTGGGCACCGGACTCGGCTGGGGACAGACCCGGACCGGCAACAACCTCGAGTTCAACACGCCCGGCTGGGGTGACTCCGGCCCCGACCACACCGGCTTCGGCGACGTGTGGAGCGATGCGTCGATGACACAGTTCACCGAGGTGTACGCGGACGGCGAGCTGGTGGACCGCAAGATGAGCTCGGGCGCCTACGCCTGGGGTGCCGACCCGGCGGAGAAGACGTACAAGGTGGTCACCGACACCACGCTGGACGCCGAACGGTGGCGGCTGGCGACGAAGGGCCACACCGAGTGGACCGTCCGCTCCGCCGAGACGCCGGCCGACCGGCGGACCGTGCTGCCGATGCTCAACCTCGGCTTCGACGTCGACACCGACCTGCGCGGTGACGTCCGGGCCGGCAAGCGGCTCAATCTCGGGATCTTCGCCGAGTACGTCAAGGGCGCGGCGGACACCGGCCGGATCGGCGGTGGGTCGCTGGAGGTGTCGTTCGACGACGGGAAGACCTGGACGGCCGTGGAACTCGACGGCGCCCGGGGCAGGTCCGCCGCCTGGGAGGGCACGGTCCGGGTCCCGGCGGACGCGGAGTACATCTCGGTCCGCGCCTCCGCGAAGGACGACAAGGGCGGCTCGGTGCGGCAGGAGATCATCCGTGCGGTGGGTGTGAAGTAGCCCGCAGGCAGAGGGAGGCCCGGTACGTGCACCGTACCGGGCCTCCCGCCGTCACCCGGGCCCCACGACCCCTCGCACGACGCCCAGTTCGACCAGGTCCTCCGGGCGCAGCCGCAGCTGGTCCGCGAGGTGCGGCACCTGGTCGGGGGTGCGCTTGAGGATCGCGGCGGCGAGCTCCGGGGCGATGACGGAGAAGTAACTCGCCGGCGTGGCCCAGGTATTGCCCGGCGCTGCCAGCGCCAGCGCGCCCCCGGACCCGCCCTCGCCGATGAGCAGGCCGGTCAGCGGTGTACGCGCGGCGGCGACCGCCGTGAACAGCTCGGCGATGGCCGCGCCGGCGCCGGTGCGTTCCGCCTCCGCGTCGTTGGCGGCGCCCGGGGTGTCGATCAGCGTCAGCACCGGCAGTCCCAGCCGGTCGGCGAGCCTCACGACCCGGGCGGCGGTGCGGTAACCGGCCGGCCTGGTCGCGGTTCCGCCCTGGGCGACGTACGCGACAGGGCGCCCGTCCCGCAGCCCCACCCCGCAGAGCATGCCGGGATCCTCGCCGCCGCACCGGTCGCCGCGCAGCGGCTCGCGGCGCGTGAAGTAGTCGTCGAGATACGCCTCGGCCCGCGGCCTGTCCGCGCCGCGCGCCTGCCGTACGGCGTCCCATCCGGTGCGCGACGGCTCCCCGCCGGCGCCCAGCGCCCGCGGCGGGTCCACGGGCTCCCGTTCCCCGGCCAGGCTCGCCGGGGCGAGCGCCTTCACCCAGAACGCGAGCGTGTCGCGCAGAGAGCCGGGAGGGACGACGGCGTCGATCTGGCCCGCCGCGAGCTGGCCCTCCGCCGTGTACGCGGCCGGGTCCGCGTCCGCCGGACGCACGCGCGAGCCGGCGAAGCCGACCTGGGCGCCGGGCAGCGCGAGGATCACGTCGGCGCCGGCGCCGAGCGTGGCCCAGCCACCGCCGGTCGTCGGATCGCGGAGCACGGCGATGTGCGCCACACCCGCTTCCCGCAGCAGCACCGACGCTCGGGCGACCCGCTGGAGCTGGCCGAGCGCGATCATCCCCTCCTGCATCCGGCTGCCGCCGGTCGCGATCAGCGAGACCAGCGGCAGCCGGCGCTCACGGGCCAGTCCGTACGCGGCCTCCAGCCGGTCACCGGCCCGCTCGCTCAACGAACCGCCGAGGAAGCCGAACTCGAAGGAGATCAGCACGCATTCGGTGCCGCCGACCAGCGCCGTGCCGTAGACGACGGACTCGGCCGAGCCGGTCCGGCGTGAGGCGCGGTCGCGCTGGGCTCCGTAGCCCTCCCAGCCGAGCGGGCCGTCACCCGCGTCGGGCAGGTCGGCGAGCTCCTGCTCGGTGAAGCCGTCGCTGACCAGGGCGATCGCCTCGCGGGCGGACACACGCTCAGCCATGGAGCGCCCGCTTCATGATCTTGCCCATGTCGTTGCGCGGCAGGACGTCGAGGAACCGGACCGTCCGTGGCCGCTTGTGCGGGGCGAGTTGGGAGGCGACGTGGCCCGTCAGCTCCTCCGCCGACGGCGGGTCGGCCGGGTCGGCGGCGACGATCCAGGCGACCACCCTCTCACCCAGGTCCGGGTCGGGCTCGCCGGTCACCGCGGCCTCGCGGACGGCCGGATGGTCGAGCAGCACGTTCTCGATCTCACCCGCGCCGATCTTGTATCCGCCGCTCTTGATCAGGTCGGTGGTCTTCCTGCCGACGATGCGAACGTAGCCGTCCGGCTCGCGCACGGCCATGTCGCCGGTGCGGAACCAGTCCCCGTCGAAGGCGGCGGCCGTGGCGTCGGGCCGGTTCAGGTACTCGGTGAACAGGTTGTCGCCGCGTACCTGGATCTCGCCGATCGTCTCGCCGTCGCGTGCGGTGATCTCCGAGCCGTCCTCGTCCACCAGCCGCAGCTCCACGCCGCGCAGCGGAACGCCGACGGTGCCCGGTCGGGCCTCGCCGTCGACGCGGACGCTGGTGTTCATCAGGGTCTCCGTCATCCCGTACCTCTCGATCACCCGGCGCCCTGTCGCCTCGGCGATGCGAGCGTGGTCGGGCAACGGCAGGGCGGCTGAACCGGAGACCAGCAGCCGTGCACCGGCCAGCGCCTTCGTCAGCTCGGCGTCGTCGTCGAGCGCCTCCGCGAGCCGGTGGTACATCGTCGGCACGCCGAAGAGCATCGTGCCGCCCGAGCCCAGCTCCCGTGCCACGCCCTCCGGGCCGAAGCGGCCCAGATGGCGCACTTCGCCGCCCCGGCGCAGCGGTCCGAGGACGCCGAGGATCAGCCCGTGGACATGGAACAGCGGCAGGGCGTGCACCAGGACGTCGTCGGAGCCCCACTGCCAGGCGTCCTGCAGCGCGTCGAGCGAGGCGGCGATCGCCCGCCGGGGCAGCACCGCGCCCTTGGGCGGGCCGGTGGTGCCGGAGGTGTAGACGATGAGCGCGGGGGATTCGGCCGCCGGCTCCGGGGGCAGTTCACCCGCCGTGCCGGTCACCGCGATGTCGATCCGCTTCAACGACCGCAGGGACGCGGACAATTGGTCGTCCGGGGCGGCGAGCACCGCAGTGGGCCCGCTGTCCGCCAGGATGTGCGCCAGTTCCCGGCCACCCGTCCGCGGGTTCAGCGGCACGACCGGCACGCCGGCCAGCAGCGCGGCCACCACGCCGACCGCGGTCTCGAGGGTGGGGCCGGCCCACAACGCGACCCGCTCCGCCCCGCCGATCCGTAGCGCGAGGGCGCCCGCGGCCTCCCGCAACTGCCCGTAGGTCAGCGACCGTTCCCCGAACCGGAGGGCGATCCGGTCGGTGCCGGTGGCGGTCGCCGCCAGCGCTGGGAAGAGGGAACTCACTCGTCGGCCTCCTGGTGTCGTCGCGTGCCGCACCCGGCGGGTCTCCCGGGACGGCCATTGTCTCCCCCACGCGGAGGAGCCGCCGGGCGGGCGGCTCCCTCCAGGGAACGATGCGCCGGATCCCTCGAGTCCGGCAGGATCGGCGTCCGGCGGGGGAACGCCCGCCGCCCGGTCGGCGCCACGGGGGAGGCCGGCCGGGCGGTGACGGTCGACACCGCCCGACAGGGTTCGCGGCGGGGCCGGAGCGGGCCCGGTGAGGCTTCCGGAGTCCCTGCCCCCTCCCTGGCAGGCCCCGGATCACGCCGCCCGGCTCGGACGGGGCGGCGAGGCTGCCGGTGCCCGGACCCACGCCGCTCCGGTGGCAGGGGCGCCGCGCTACAGGGGGTGGTGCCAGGTCAGCGTCGTACCCCTGGCGCCCTCGTCGTCCAGGCCGTCGTCCGTCACCGTCAGCCGTACCCCCTGCCGCCCGTCCGGCAGCCGCACCGTCGCGTCGACGTGCACGTCGACCGACGAGACGTCGCTCCTGCGGTGCGCGGCGGCCAGAGCGCCGCGCAGGGCCGCCAGCAGCTCACGGTCCACCGGCTCCTGCACCAGGGTGTCGACGGCGCCGCTGAAGTGCACCGACGGCAGCACGTCGAGCGGCACGGCCGCCCCGTGGGTCTCGCGCAGCACCTGACCCCTGAAGGCCGTCGGCGCGTCGGCGGGCGGCTGCTGGAGGGCGAAGATCGTGGTCCGCACCTCCTGGACGGTCGAGTCGAGCTCGTCGACGGCCTGCCCCAGCAATCGGTCCGTCGCCCCGGCCTCGGCCCGCCGGCGTGTCGACTCGAGCATCATCTCGGTGGCGAACAGCCGCTGGACGACGAGGTCGTACAGATCCCGGGCGATCCGGTCCCGGTCCTCGTACACGGCGAGCCGTTCGCGGTTGTGCCGGGTGTCCGCGAGCACCAGGGCGAGGGCGGCCTGCGAGGCGAACTGGGTGGCCAGCAGCCGTTCCGGACCGGTGTACGGGCGACCGCCCCGCCGCCGCGGCAGCGCCAGGGTGCCGATCAGTCGCCCGCCGCTCTGCAGAGGCAGCATCATGCTCGGCCCGAAACGGCTGCGGACAGGGGTGGTCATCCGGGGATCGGTGGCCGAATCGTCGATGAACACCGGCTCTCCGGCCAGGAGTAGGTCGAGCACCGGCGAACCGGGCCGGATGGTCGTGCCGACGATGTCCCGGGGATCGTCCAGGGTGGAGGCCGTGACGATCTCCATGCCGCCCTCCTCGGTGGGCCGGAGCACCACGCCGGCCTCGGCGTCCGCGAGGTCGCGTGCCCGCTCGGCCACGGTCATCAGCGCGTCGTCGGCGCTCTCACCCGTGAGCAGCGCGTGGGTGACGGCCGCGGCGCCCTCGATCCAGCGCTCGCGCTGCCGGCTCGTTTCGTGCAGCCGAGCGTTTCCGATGGCGATCCCGGCCTGCGACGCGAGTACCTGCAACAGCGCCAGGTCCTCCTCGGTGAACGCGTCGCCCTCCCGCGGAATCAGGCGCAGGTCGCCGAACATCTCGGTGTCCACCCTGATCGGGATGCGCAGCGGCGCGGGGTCTGCCGAGGGCGCGTCCACGGGCGGGGGAGGGCCGCCTGCCGGCCGGGGCTGCTGCCCCGCACCGCCCGCCGTGGCCGTGAACCCTTCGGCGACGCCGCCCCCTCGGGGTCGGCCACGTCCAGGGACGCGCCGTGCGCACCGGTCAGCACGGCGGCCGTGTCCACGATCTGCTGGAGGGTGGTGCGCAGATCGAGGTCGGTGCCGATGCCGGTCAACGCCTCGAGGAGCGCCGCGAGCCGCGGCGCCCCGGCAGGCCGCTGCCCCGGGCGGCCGGTGCCGCCCGGGGTGTCCGGTCCTCTCGCGTGGGGTCCGCCCGGGGCGTTCGGGTCGCCTGCGCCCGGTCCGGACCAGGGGTCCTCAGGGCCGGTGGTCACCGTCCCGTCTCCAGCGCCGGTCTCAGTCGGCCGTGGCGAGCGAATCGAGGTCCAAGGGCTGGATCCGGCCCTCGAGCATCGCGCCGAGCCCCAGCACCGTGCAGGTGTCGGGCCGTTCCGCGATGGTGACCGTCATCCCGGTGGCGTTGTGCAGCATCTGGTCCAGGCCCGGCAGCAGGGCGCTGCCGCCGACCATCATGATTCCGCGGTCGACGAGGTCGGCGACGAGATCCGGCGGGCAGTCCCGCAGCACCTTGCCGATGCCGTCGAGCACCGAGGTGAGCGGGGTGTGGATCGCCTCCCGCACGGCCGCCGTGTCGACGCGGACCGAACGGGCGAGGCCCGTGGCCACGTCCCGGCCGTGGATCTCCGTCACCTCCGGGCCCTGCAGCGTGAGGCCGTTGCCGTGCAGAGCGACCTGGAGCGGCCGTACCGACTGGCTGGGCAGCATCAGCTCGTGCCGGTGGCGCAAGTGCTGGATCACGGCGTGGTCGATCGCGTTACCACCGATGGGAATGCGGGTGGCGGTGACGATCGAGCCGAGGGACAGGACGGCGATCTGCGTCGTAGCGGCGCCGCACACCATGATCATGGTCGCGCTCGGCTGCTCCACCGGGAGGCCGCAGCCGACGGCCGCCGCGATCAGGGTGTCCACCAGCTCGACCCGGCGGGCACCGAGGCCGACCAGGGTCTCGACGGTGGCGCGCTGGGCGAGCGGGTCACTGTCGTGCGGGGTGCTGGCCGCCGCGCGGAGCCGGGGCTTGCGGCGCAGCTGCCGGCGGAGCTTCTCCCCGAGCAGATGACGCAACATCCGCTGGGCCATGTCGATGTCGACGACGGTGCCGCCGGAGACGGGGCGCGCGACACGGATGTAGCCCGGTGTGCGACCGGTCATCCTCTCGGCCAGCTCGCCGACCGCGATCAGCGCGCCCGTACGGGTGTTCACGGCGGCGACGCTCGGTTCGTCGACGACAAGGCCGACGCCCCTGACGAAGACGCGGGTTCTGGCGGCGCCCAGATCGACTGCCACATGGCAACGGCGCAACTGCTCAAGGCTGACGGTCACGGCGGGTCCTCCCGAGTGCGGTACGTGTTCGCATCGTGCGATCGCCGCGGGCGGGGCGCGCGCTGGGCTGCGCCGGTCGGGGGTACGTACCTGACGGGCCGACAGATCAGTCCACGAGACGTTGCAGCAGGCCCCAGGTGAATTCGGCGACGCGCATCTCGCCACCGGGCAGGGTGAACGAGAGCCGCCATCTGGTCGGCGCGGAGCCCTCCATGGGGAGGGCCGGCGGGAAGGCCCTCGCCACCTCGTCGACGGTGCACGACCAGGGCACCAGGTCGTCCGCGGTGCGCAGTTCGGGGCCGGCCGCTCCCGGTGCCCGCACCAGCCACTCGTTCCACACCGCGCCGTTGCCGGCGACCAGTACCTCGAAGCGCAGGTCCGGCCAGAGCGGCACGGGCCACAGCAGGGCGTCGCACTCCAGGTCGCCGATCCGCCGCCGGACGACCTGTTCGGGCTCGCCGAGCACCGAGCGGTAGCGCGACAGCGCGCCGCGCGAACCCCGCGCGTGCAGCATCGCCTGCCAGCGCCGATTGGCCTCGCGCTGCTGCGCGAGCGACGCGCCCAGGGCGTGCCGCGCGTCCTCCGCGAGGCCCGGCTGGAAGTCGGCCATCCGGCGCAGCAGCACCAGTTGGAAGTCGAGCGGTCCGAAGCGGGCGTCAGGGGTCATGCCCGACATCCTGCCCGGTCGGCGGCGTCAACCGCGGCGAGTCGCCTCGCCGCGGAACTTGGCTTTCCACACAGGATCTGCACAGGCTGACCCACCGCAGGTGCCCGGTCGCCGAATAATCTGCGGGCGCCATGGATTACTGCCACCCGTGCGGACGGCATCTCAACGGCGCCCTGGCCTGTGCCGGGTGCGGCACACCCGTCGAGGAGCTCCGCCACCACAGCCCCCGTGCTCCCGAGCCCGACCACGTCTACGAACTGGACGTGGTGACCGAGCCCGCGGACAGCACAGGGCCGCGCCGTTCGCGCCGCCAGGCCCCGTCGCGGCGCAAGCCCGCGGGCCGCCGTGCCCGGAAGCGGCGCGGTCGCAAGGTGATGCTCGGGACGCTCGGCCTCGTGCTGGCGGCCGGGGCGCTGAGCCTGGCGGAGCTGGCCATGGAGGACTCCGGCGACGGCGGCGCGGCGACGGCGGTCAAGGAGGATCCGGTCGTCGAGTCGGAGATTCCGGATCCGACGGCCTCCGACGAGTCGCCGGACGCCCCCGGCGATGTGAAGGAGCCGGCCGTCACGAAGTCGTCCTCGCCGCGACCGGGGAAGTCCCGGGCGGGCGGTGGCGGCGACGGTGACGGCGATGACGGCTCGGGCCGTACGGCCTCGGACGCCGGGAGCGGCGAGCCGTCGGAGGCCGGGCCGAGCGGCGACGGCTCCCCTTCGGCGTCGTCCTCCGGTGATCCCGGGAGCACCGAGGAGCCGGGGAGCACGGACGGGACCTCTGTGGACCCGGACGATCCCGAGGAGCCGGGCCGGCAGGACCCGCCGCCTCCGGAGCCCACGCCGAGCGAGACGTGCAGCCGCTTTCTGTTCTGGTGCGTCTAGGGGCTTTCGTCCGGCTCAGGCCGGACCCCGCGAGCCGGGCATGATCCGGACGGGAGGCCCTGGGGCCAGGGTGTCCAGGCCTGGGGCGTCCAGGGCCCACCGCCCCTGCGTCGGTGCCCAGGGGTCCGCCGGGTGCCGGCCGTCCGGGAGTCTCAGGAGCCGGCGGCGGGCGGCTCCGGCACGTCCTCGCCGAGCATGCGTCTGAGCAGGTCCCGCAGCACCGAACGCTCGACCGCCGTCAGCTGCGCCAGCGGCTCACGCGCGAAGTCCAGCGAGTCCCGCAGCCGGCGTGCCGTACTGCGGCCCTCCTGTGTGGCCGCGGCGATCTTCACCCTGCGGTCGGCCGGGTCCGGGCGCCGTTCGACCAGGCCGCGCGCCTCGAGCCGGTCCACGATCCCCGTCACGTTCGACGGTTCGCACCTCAGCTTCTGAGCGATGCGGCGCATGGGAGTGGGCTCCATGGAAAGCAGCCCCAGCACACGGGCCTGTGCCCCCGTGAGGGAGTGCTCGGCCGCGGCCTGCTCGTACTCCTCGTGGTAACGCGCCACGACGGTGCCGATGAGCTCGACGACCTCGAGGGTCAGGGGATCTGTTCGCTGGGCGGCCATGCACATCAGGATAGCCCGATACTTGACAACCTGAAATATTCAGGCGCATGGTTGTTTCAGGTAATGAAGCTTTTCTAGGAGGAACGCAGCATGTCCGCACTTCCCGCGTCCGGCCGTGAATGGCACCTTGTCGCCCGCCCGCACGGCTGGCCCAAGGCCGAGGACTTCGCGCTGCGCGACGCACCCGTCACCGAACCGGGGGAAGGCCGCATCCTCGTGCGGAACCTCCACTTCTCCGTCGACCCCTACATGCGCGGCCGGATGAACGACGTGAAGTCGTACGTCCCGCCCTTCCAGCTCGACCGGCCCATGGAAGGCGGCGCGGTCGGTGAGGTCGTCGCTTCGAACGCGGAGGGCTTCGCGGTCGGCGACCACGTGCTGCACGGCCTCGGCTGGCGGGAGTACGCAGAGGTGCCCGCCAAGCACGCCACCAAGGTCGACGCCTCGCTCGCACCGCTCTCCGCCTATCTCGGCGTGCTCGGCATGACCGGCCTGACCGCCTACGCGGGCCTGTTCGATGTCGCGTCCTTCAAGGAGGGCGACGCGGTGTTCGTCTCCGGCGCCGCGGGTGCCGTCGGCGGCCAGGTCGGCCAGATGGCCCGGATCAAGGGCGCCTCGCGCGTCATCGGCTCGGCCGGCTCGGACGAGAAGGTCAAGCTCCTCGTCGAGGAGTACGGCTTCGACGCGGCCTTCAACTACAAGAACGGCCCCGTGGCCGCGCAGCTGAAGGAGGCCGCTCCCGACGGCATCGACGTCTACTTCGACAACGTCGGCGGCGAGCACCTCGAGGCGGCGATCTCGTCGTTCAACGTCGGCGGCCGAGCGACCATCTGCGGAATGATCGCCCAGTACAACGACACCGAGCCGACCCCCGGCCCGCGCAACCTCGCGCTCGTGATCGGCAAGCGGCTGCGCCTCCAGGGCATGCTGGTGAACGACCACACCGCGCTCCAGCCGCAGTTCGTCCAGGACGTGGCGGGCTGGATCGCCTCCGGTGAGCTCAAGTACAACGAGACGGTCGTCGAGGGCATCGAGAACGGCTACGAGGCCTTCGTCGGACTGCTCCGCGGTGAGAACACCGGCAAGATGATCGTTTCTCTCGCCGGCTGACTCACCCGTTAGGCTCTTGCACAGCCGTCGCGATCGTGGGCGCGAGTCGCGGCGAACCAGCAGGAGGAAGACTTCATGTCCATCCAGCAGTCCGAGGTGCTCTACACCGCGGTGGCCACGGCGGAGAACGGCCGGGACGGCCGTGTCGCCACGCACGACGGCACGCTCGACGTCGTGGTCAACCCGCCCAAGGAGATGGGCGGCAGCGGAGCCGGCACCAACCCGGAGCAGCTCTTCGCCGCCGGGTACAGCGCCTGCTTCCAAGGGGCCCTCGGTGTCGTCGCCCGTCAGGAGAAGGCGGACATCTCCGGCTCGACGGTCACCGCCGAGGTCGGTATAGGGAAGAACGACGACGGCTTCGGCATCATCGTCAAGATTTCCGCGACCATCCCGAACGTGGACGCCGCCACCGCCAAGGACCTTCTCGAGAAGGCCCACCAGGTCTGCCCGTACTCCAAGGCGACCCGCGGCAACATCACGGTCGACCTCGCGGTCTGACCGGCGGCGCGGAGCGCGACGCAGGGCCGCACCCCGTCCGGGGTGCGGCCCTGCGGCCTGTGAGGGGGGATCAGCGGGTCAGCAGCGCCCGGCCGATCTGCGCGAAGACACCCTTCGGGTGCGCCCGGAACATCGGCTCCGTGCCGAACAGCGCCACCGGCGCGCCGGCCGACGACGTCCCGGAGACCACAGCCGCTCGGCCCGCGGCGTCGCCCGGCCCGCCCGTGCCGTTCTCCGTGGCACGCCAGTGGCCGGACACCAGCGGGTTGCCCGTGGCGTACGACTGGTCGACCCGAACCCCGGCACCCGCCCCTGTGAA
Coding sequences within it:
- a CDS encoding organic hydroperoxide resistance protein — protein: MSIQQSEVLYTAVATAENGRDGRVATHDGTLDVVVNPPKEMGGSGAGTNPEQLFAAGYSACFQGALGVVARQEKADISGSTVTAEVGIGKNDDGFGIIVKISATIPNVDAATAKDLLEKAHQVCPYSKATRGNITVDLAV
- a CDS encoding carboxyl transferase domain-containing protein; this encodes MAERVSAREAIALVSDGFTEQELADLPDAGDGPLGWEGYGAQRDRASRRTGSAESVVYGTALVGGTECVLISFEFGFLGGSLSERAGDRLEAAYGLARERRLPLVSLIATGGSRMQEGMIALGQLQRVARASVLLREAGVAHIAVLRDPTTGGGWATLGAGADVILALPGAQVGFAGSRVRPADADPAAYTAEGQLAAGQIDAVVPPGSLRDTLAFWVKALAPASLAGEREPVDPPRALGAGGEPSRTGWDAVRQARGADRPRAEAYLDDYFTRREPLRGDRCGGEDPGMLCGVGLRDGRPVAYVAQGGTATRPAGYRTAARVVRLADRLGLPVLTLIDTPGAANDAEAERTGAGAAIAELFTAVAAARTPLTGLLIGEGGSGGALALAAPGNTWATPASYFSVIAPELAAAILKRTPDQVPHLADQLRLRPEDLVELGVVRGVVGPG
- a CDS encoding MarR family transcriptional regulator; its protein translation is MAAQRTDPLTLEVVELIGTVVARYHEEYEQAAAEHSLTGAQARVLGLLSMEPTPMRRIAQKLRCEPSNVTGIVDRLEARGLVERRPDPADRRVKIAAATQEGRSTARRLRDSLDFAREPLAQLTAVERSVLRDLLRRMLGEDVPEPPAAGS
- a CDS encoding acyl-CoA synthetase, encoding MSSLFPALAATATGTDRIALRFGERSLTYGQLREAAGALALRIGGAERVALWAGPTLETAVGVVAALLAGVPVVPLNPRTGGRELAHILADSGPTAVLAAPDDQLSASLRSLKRIDIAVTGTAGELPPEPAAESPALIVYTSGTTGPPKGAVLPRRAIAASLDALQDAWQWGSDDVLVHALPLFHVHGLILGVLGPLRRGGEVRHLGRFGPEGVARELGSGGTMLFGVPTMYHRLAEALDDDAELTKALAGARLLVSGSAALPLPDHARIAEATGRRVIERYGMTETLMNTSVRVDGEARPGTVGVPLRGVELRLVDEDGSEITARDGETIGEIQVRGDNLFTEYLNRPDATAAAFDGDWFRTGDMAVREPDGYVRIVGRKTTDLIKSGGYKIGAGEIENVLLDHPAVREAAVTGEPDPDLGERVVAWIVAADPADPPSAEELTGHVASQLAPHKRPRTVRFLDVLPRNDMGKIMKRALHG
- a CDS encoding rod shape-determining protein, whose amino-acid sequence is MTVSLEQLRRCHVAVDLGAARTRVFVRGVGLVVDEPSVAAVNTRTGALIAVGELAERMTGRTPGYIRVARPVSGGTVVDIDMAQRMLRHLLGEKLRRQLRRKPRLRAAASTPHDSDPLAQRATVETLVGLGARRVELVDTLIAAAVGCGLPVEQPSATMIMVCGAATTQIAVLSLGSIVTATRIPIGGNAIDHAVIQHLRHRHELMLPSQSVRPLQVALHGNGLTLQGPEVTEIHGRDVATGLARSVRVDTAAVREAIHTPLTSVLDGIGKVLRDCPPDLVADLVDRGIMMVGGSALLPGLDQMLHNATGMTVTIAERPDTCTVLGLGAMLEGRIQPLDLDSLATAD
- a CDS encoding NADP-dependent oxidoreductase, with amino-acid sequence MSALPASGREWHLVARPHGWPKAEDFALRDAPVTEPGEGRILVRNLHFSVDPYMRGRMNDVKSYVPPFQLDRPMEGGAVGEVVASNAEGFAVGDHVLHGLGWREYAEVPAKHATKVDASLAPLSAYLGVLGMTGLTAYAGLFDVASFKEGDAVFVSGAAGAVGGQVGQMARIKGASRVIGSAGSDEKVKLLVEEYGFDAAFNYKNGPVAAQLKEAAPDGIDVYFDNVGGEHLEAAISSFNVGGRATICGMIAQYNDTEPTPGPRNLALVIGKRLRLQGMLVNDHTALQPQFVQDVAGWIASGELKYNETVVEGIENGYEAFVGLLRGENTGKMIVSLAG